The stretch of DNA CCGATACGCCCTTAAGATTCGCCCCGTCCTCACCGACGAGGGGCTATAGCTCAGCTGGGAGAGCGCTTGCATGGCATGCAAGAGGTCGACGGTTCGATCCCGTCTAGCTCCACCAATTTACATTCAAGGTCTGGCCACACCGGCCTTGAATCGATCAGTTCTCAGCGCTGATCAGTTGTTAGAAGGGTTTGCGTCCCCTTCGTCTAGTGGCCTAGGACACCGCCCTTTCACGGCGGTAACAGGGGTTCGAGTCCCCTAGGGGACGCCAGTTTTACAGAAGCGATGTTGCAAGATGTCGCTCCGCCGCGAGGCGAAAAATCTGGGGCTATAGCTCAGCTGGGAGAGCGCTTGCATGGCATGCAAGAGGTCGACGGTTCGATCCCGTCTAGCTCCACCAATTTTACAGTTCAAGGTCTGGCCACACCGGCCTTGAATCGATCAGCTCTCAGCACTGATCAGTTGTATAGAAGGGTTTGTGTCCCCTTCGTCTAGTGGCCTAGGACACCGCCCTTTCACGGCGGTAACAGGGGTTCGAGTCCCCTAGGGGACGCCACGTTTACCCGCTCTGCGGGATTTATAAGGGTCATTCAATTATTGAATGGCCCTTTTGTTTGTCTGGCGTTTGGCCAATTCTCCCTTTCTCCCCACACTGTTCTCCTGACCGACGGTCACACTAACGACTTGCGAAAATTTATTATGAGAATAATATTTTTATCGTAATATTCGGAGGCAACGATGAACGATAAAAAAGCTCAAACCCGCGAGCGCATTCTCCAGGCCGCCAGCACCGCGCTGGTGCAGCGTGGCCCGGCCGAGCCGAGCGTGGGCGAAGTGATGGGTGCTGCGGGCCTGACGGTCGGTGGCTTCTACGCGCATTTCGAAAGCAAGGACGCCCTGATGCTGGAAGCGTTCAGTCAATTGCTGGCCCAGCGCCGGGGCCTGATCGCCGATATGGACGCATCGTTGACCGGCGAGGAGCGGCGAGCGCTGGTGGCAGCGTTCTATCTGTCGCGCAAGCACCGCGATTCCACCGAGCAGGCCTGCCCGATCCCCGCGTCGGTCGGTGAAATGGGGCGCCTGCCGGACGATTTCCGCAAAGTCCTGAATGAACACATCGAGCTGATGCTGGCTCAGTTGGCGACCACCCCCGAAGACACCGACAAGGCCCTGGCCGATCTGGCCCTGATGGTGGGCGGCTTGTCCCTGGCCCGGGCGCTGGGAGCCGGTGAGCTGTCGGACCGTTTACTACGCGCTGCCAAGTCGGCGGTGCTATGACCTGAGGCGCTGGCCTGAGGAGAGAAGCGATGAGCACGTTAAGTTGGGTTCGTGGCGTTAACGGCACCTTGGGCTGGGTTGCACCGAAGCTGGTCGCCAGCAAGATGCGGCTGGCCTTCATGACGCCGCGCGAGCGGCTGCCGCGTGACTGGGAGCTGCCGCTGCTGGCGCGTTCGGAGCGCATCACCCTGCGCTTCGGGCTCTCGGCATTGCGCTGGGGCCAGGGGCCGGCGGTGCTGTTGATGCACGGTTGGGAAGGCCGCCCCACGCAATTTGCCAGCCTGATCGATGCGCTGGTGGGCGCCGGCTACAGCGTCGTGGCTCTGGACGGTCCCGCCCACGGGCGTTCTCCCGGTCGCGAGGCCAATGTGATGCTGTTTGCCCGGGCGATGCTCGAAGCCGCCGCGGAGTTACCGCCGCTGCGCGCGGTCATCGGCCATTCCATGGGGGGCGCCAGCGCCATGCTGGCGGTGCAGCTGGGCTTGCGTACCGAGACCCTGGTCAGCATCGCCGCCCCGGCGCGGATACTCGGCGTCCTGCGCGGCTTCGCCCGTTATGTGCGCCTGCCGCCCAAGGCGCGCTCGGCCTTTATCCGCCAGGTGGAGCAGGATGTCGGCATGCGCGCCGCGGCCCTGGATGTCGCGCACTACCAGCTGGATATGCCCGGGCTGATCGTGCATGCCGAAGACGATTGCTTTGTCCCGGTCAAGGAGTCCGAATTGATCCACGACGCCTGGTTCGACAGTCGCTTGTTGCGCCTGAAGGAGGGCGGGCATCAGCGCGTATTGGCCGATCCGCGGCTGATCGAGGGTGTGCTGACGCTGTTGGCCGGCCGCAGCCTGCAAGCGCGCCAATCCGCCTGAGCAATCCGTTACACTGCCCCGGTCGAATAATCTGACCGGGAGTGGGGCATGGGCTGGGATCTGGCAACGCCGTTTATCATCGATCTGCAGGTAGGTGCCGAAGACATCGACGGCTTGGGGCATGCCAACAACGCGGTGTACGTCACTTGGCTGGAGCGTTGCGCCTGGCGTCACTCCCAGCGCCTGGGCCTGGACCTGAGCGAATACCGCCGCCTGGATCGGGCCATGGCGGTGGTACGCCACGAGATCGACTACCTGGCGGCGGCCTATGAAGGCGACGAGCTGCAGCTGGCGACCTGGATCGTCGACTGGGACCAGCGCCTGAAGATGTCGCGACGCTTCCAACTGGTGCGTCCGAGCGATGGCACCACCTTGCTGCGGGCCCAGACCACCTTTGTCTGCATCGAGCTGTCCAGCGGCAAGCCCAAGCGCATGCCGGCGGAGTTTCTCGAGGGTTATGGGCCGGCGTTGCAAGGGGCGAGCTGAGACCAACCCGCAACCATCCACCCGTTGAAATACCTGCTTCCCAGCGAAACCCAGTAAACTGGCGCACGTTTTTTTACCGCGTTTTACGTTGAGTGTGATTCATGCAAATTGCTTTGGCGCCCATGGAAGGGTTGGTCGATGACATCCTGCGGGATGTGCTGACCCGGGTCGGTGGTATCGACTGGTGCGTGACCGAGTTCATCCGGGTCAACGATCAGTTGCTCACGCCGGCCTATTTCCACAAGTTCGGCCCCGAGTTGTTGAACGGCGCCCGGACCGCGTCCGGCGTGCCGCTGCGGGTGCAGCTGCTGGGTTCCGATCCGGTGTGCCTGGCGGAAAACGCCGCGCTGGCCTGTGAGCTCGGTTCCGAAGTCATCGACCTGAACTTCGGCTGCCCGGCCAAGACCGTCAACAAATCCCGTGGCGGTGCGGTGCTGCTCAAGGAGCCGGAGCTGCTCAACCAGATCGTCGAGCAGGTGCGGCGTGCTGTGCCTGCGCACATCCCGGTGACCGCCAAGATGCGCCTCGGCTTCGATAGCCCGGATGGCTCGCTGGTGTGCGCCACGGCGCTGGCCGAAGGCGGCGCGGAACATATCGTGGTGCATGCGCGGACCAAGGTCGACGGCTACAAGCCGCCGGCGCACTGGGAGTGGATTCCGCGGGTGCAGGACGTGGTCAAGGTGCCGGTGTTCGCCAACGGCGATATCTGGAGTGTCGAAGACTGGCGCCGCTGCCGCGAAATCAGCGGGGTGGAAGACATCATGCTCGGTCGTGGCCTGGTGTCGCGTCCGGACCTGGCCCGGCAAATCGCCGCCGCGCGGGCCGGGGAAGAGGTGGTCGAGATGACCTGGGCCGAGCTGATGCCGCTGATCCAGGACTTCTGGCTGCAAGCCAAGGCGCAGATGACGGCTCGCCAATCGCCGGGTCGCCTGAAGCAGTGGCTGGCGATGCTGACCCGCAATTATCCCGAGGCGGTGGAGCTGTTCACCGTCCTGCGTCGCGAAACCGAGCCGGATCAAGTCTCGCGTTTGCTGGGCTTGCCGGTGGCCGAGGCGGCCTGAAAAAATCTGCGAAAAGTCTCTTGAAATGCAATCGGCGGTCCCTATCTAAGGGTTACGCGATGCCGAATTCGGGTCGCGGAGACAAAAAAACTTGCTGATTGTTTTCAGGAGATTTGAACCATGAG from Pseudomonas chlororaphis subsp. chlororaphis encodes:
- a CDS encoding alpha/beta fold hydrolase, which codes for MSTLSWVRGVNGTLGWVAPKLVASKMRLAFMTPRERLPRDWELPLLARSERITLRFGLSALRWGQGPAVLLMHGWEGRPTQFASLIDALVGAGYSVVALDGPAHGRSPGREANVMLFARAMLEAAAELPPLRAVIGHSMGGASAMLAVQLGLRTETLVSIAAPARILGVLRGFARYVRLPPKARSAFIRQVEQDVGMRAAALDVAHYQLDMPGLIVHAEDDCFVPVKESELIHDAWFDSRLLRLKEGGHQRVLADPRLIEGVLTLLAGRSLQARQSA
- a CDS encoding tRNA dihydrouridine synthase is translated as MQIALAPMEGLVDDILRDVLTRVGGIDWCVTEFIRVNDQLLTPAYFHKFGPELLNGARTASGVPLRVQLLGSDPVCLAENAALACELGSEVIDLNFGCPAKTVNKSRGGAVLLKEPELLNQIVEQVRRAVPAHIPVTAKMRLGFDSPDGSLVCATALAEGGAEHIVVHARTKVDGYKPPAHWEWIPRVQDVVKVPVFANGDIWSVEDWRRCREISGVEDIMLGRGLVSRPDLARQIAAARAGEEVVEMTWAELMPLIQDFWLQAKAQMTARQSPGRLKQWLAMLTRNYPEAVELFTVLRRETEPDQVSRLLGLPVAEAA
- a CDS encoding TetR/AcrR family transcriptional regulator; the encoded protein is MNDKKAQTRERILQAASTALVQRGPAEPSVGEVMGAAGLTVGGFYAHFESKDALMLEAFSQLLAQRRGLIADMDASLTGEERRALVAAFYLSRKHRDSTEQACPIPASVGEMGRLPDDFRKVLNEHIELMLAQLATTPEDTDKALADLALMVGGLSLARALGAGELSDRLLRAAKSAVL
- a CDS encoding acyl-CoA thioesterase, with the translated sequence MGWDLATPFIIDLQVGAEDIDGLGHANNAVYVTWLERCAWRHSQRLGLDLSEYRRLDRAMAVVRHEIDYLAAAYEGDELQLATWIVDWDQRLKMSRRFQLVRPSDGTTLLRAQTTFVCIELSSGKPKRMPAEFLEGYGPALQGAS